The genomic stretch GGTGATATTATTATCGAGCAAAGAACAGGTAGCAACAGAAGATATAGGATAAAATATGCGGAAGAGGatcttggagttgttggagatgGCCAGGAAGAAATAGTTAATTTCGCAATTTTTCTTAGACAAAATCACTAGCAAATCTACACTGGTCATTACCGAGTTAATCGTGAAGGGcgacaagttgatgagGTTGTTACGGAGCAGTCTTTCGTCATGGTAACCTGACTTAATCCTCTGCCAGGAGCCTACACTAAGTGAAGTGCAGTCAACAAAGCAGTACTTTTCGTTGATCTCGATGGGAATAGCCTGGTTTCCATAGTTGGGGTGGATAGGGCTTATATTGCTGATGCTATTGGAACGGGACGAGTGAATGCTTGAACCTCCAGTCTGCAAACGGTTCAACCGTTCAAATTTCCGGAGTTTGGCTCTACGGTTCTGAAACCAGATCCGAACGGCCTTTTCGGACATGTTCGTCTTGCTGGAGATATCTTTCCGTTGCTCTGTGGAAGGGTTGGGGTTTTTTTCAAATTCCTGGAGCAAGAAATCGAGAGCCTCACCAGATGCTCTAGTCCTCTTGTTGGAGGTTGTGCTGTTTTCATCCGAAGACATGATGGGGACGAAAGCACTTGGTCAGAGGGGGGAATGTAGTATCAACAACTGAGGAGTTGAAGGTACCTGAAGGGTGGTATGCGGTGGAAAACGGGAATATAGACTGGACAATTTATGTaaaaaagacaaaagacAAAAATCTTATGTCGTACAAAAAGATGTACTGGATGATTCAAAGGGTGGTGTGCAGACGGCGGAACGGAAACAGAAACGAGACACGGCAGTAGAGAAAGCTTAACTGCTATGGCGATTCGATAATTTCGTAGCCTGATTCAAGAGTGCTGTACTACTGTAAAGCTGAGCTGTGTTATAGACTGGCGAAACTGGTATAGCAAATGGTGGGGAATGACAAACAGATATATAtgtgaaaaaaattctagtctgaaaaagaaagaaataaaACTACAACTTAGGTGCAAACATGATAAGCACAGAGCCGAGGGGGAAATACTACAACACAAACCCAACCAGGCCAGGAGGCCGAAATTCATATCTTGCTGGAGCCAGTGATATTTTTTGCATTGAGCAGGAGGGGGTGACACTATCGGCTACAAGCTTGGGAGCTTACATTAGCTGGTGTGAAAAAATCTAGTCATCTCCGTTACAGGTGTTTTTTCAGCGAGATGCAAACACCAGCTTTTTTCGTCTTAACTATAGGCGATTTTTTTCAGCAGATCgtaaattttgaaaaaaaagttcatcaagaaAAAATCTGCAGAAAATAATAgtgaaaaaagaaaaatacTTTAACTGGCAAAAAATATCGCCAGATGGTGGTTGAAAAAATTCTCACAAATCCGGACCACCTGGCTATAGGATGATGTACAGGTGTCAGTGCAGTTGCTGCGTTTGTGTGATGCTGTCGTAGAAGTTGTAACCTTCCAAACTGGTCAACCTGGTGGCCAGTCACAGACACCACGTCAGAATGCAAAAAATTAACTTTTGGCCTGCAGGCGCAATGCTATTTCCAGCCTATAGCGGCTAGGCTGTACCTTCGCTCTTCCTTTTGTGGTCCCtatattcttcaaggtATAGACATAGTATTGCTATTACACTAGTATTACCAATTACTAGTGACGTACTTTTGCCCTGCTGTGCTGTAAATCTCTCACTGTTCTAATTTGACTTGTTCTACGAAACTTACTGAACTACTCTGACTATGCAACCATTCTACCAGATGAGCCTTGAACGACCCCGACTGTACCATCTTATATACACTATAGTGTACTCCATGTACTATCTGTACGAGAGTCAACTTCGAGTCGGCTCTGACATGCATGTCTGATACCGATAAGCACGACACTGAAAGCTAATCCTGAACTACTCCTGTCCGGAGCTTGACTGGAGTGGTGGTGTCTTGCCCAATCTGGCAGTCACATCGACCATATGCTGTCTCCGGTTTGAAATTCCAATGTCTCAACTGCACCAAGTGACGTGGAGCAAAACTTTAATCTGCGCTTTAGGTGATCAAGGGATCTGGCTCTCCAGCATCCCTGTTCGGGATAACTCTACACATGCCTATGACTATAGAAAAATTTTCCATATtattttgaaatattttcTCCTTGAACTTCTCCCCCTAACTTAGGCACTCCAAGATTGTTGGAGTCATTGTCCCTACAGGAATCTCATGTTATAGGGGCGAGAATAAGGTTTGGGCCTGACTGATTCATGTTTCCAGAATTCTACATTGCGACTATCTGGCATTGCCTGTCTACCCTGTGTGaataaaatttttcactcccCAGCTTTTTACCGATTGCAATTAATCCGCTCCGCTTTTTTCATTCCATGGAAATCCCCTGAAATCAATTGACTCTatgaaaattttgcaactgaaaCTGGAATTCACCCAATGCCTCTGTCAAACTGCGTCTGTCAAATCCTATCAGTGCCGGCTGTTCCTTTTCGGCGTTCTGCTGCACAAACAAGTCTGGGGCAGCCATCACTAGTCACAAACTTTGTCCCGATTGTGAACTAAAAGGAACCGGACACACCTCAAATTTCTCTATCTTTGTCTTACATGCATATTTTCCTGCAGATACTCTAGCCGGTATAGGTCGCCGGTTTTTTTCTCCACcatgaaaaattttcaactccGTTTCTCCTTGTGTTAATGGAATAGTCAAACTAACCAGGACTGCAGACCCTCCTACATATGTATGGAACTTTTGTGGGCTTAACCCAGGGAACAATGGAACGTTTGTCAATAATACTAACCTTAAATGCATTTTAGCCATCGGTACCTCGTATCTAACTAGACTCCTCTGCCTCTCTGCCTGCAAGCGATTGTTCTGATTCGGTGTTCTCCGCATTGAGAGTCACACTTGCCCCAATAATCGGCCAAATACTTCTACACTCGTATCATATATCGTCTAGATGATATTCATCCAtttcaattgtaattgGTCAAACCTTATCGCAATTGTTGGGCCAATTCCCCCTTATCTTGACTACGCCTTCACCGGCCAGCTTTCCTCTTATCTACGCTTTAACTGAAATTCCTTGTTCTATTCTGTATTTTTACTACTCTGGTAATTGCTATTCTGTAATTTTTCTTGCAGCCTCGAATTCTCGACGTATTTTTGAATCTCCGACGCTTCCATGTAGAGAATGGCCGGTTGTATTCTCTATGTAATCAATCGTAACACTTTATTTTTTGTCGCTGCAACAGAAGCCCATATCCAACCTTCCAACTTCACAACCTTTATCCGTCGTCTCCAATGGAAATATAAACTCCGCCTCAATTAGAAAGATGCCACGAGAATTCTCAGTTGCGtctccaactcttctaTTATAACAAGAACTCTTCGATGTCTACCTCATCGACAAACTCCAAGCAATAACGCACTTCTCTCCATTGCTTAGTCATTGGTTCCTTCCATGCCCTAAATTCTGTTAGCAAATTTTGAATAAGTTGGATGTTGCAAATATTATTTACTCCAACTAAGTCCTGAATTAGGCAACGGAAATTCCAAGGCAATGCATATAGATTTGTATCACTAGTATCGTCTCTAATTCTGATCTGCAACTCGCTATTATGCACTAGGTTCGTCGTCTCCAACGTATACCTTAATGCTAATTCGTATACTTCCTGGTCACCGTATATCTTGCAGTGTCCGCCATCATTAGTGCTTCCCATGCACTTGTCTCCAAGCTCTTTAAGAAAACCGTAATCGTTGAAATGTCCCATGTTCTTCATCATGACGATAATTTTGAACAATGAGACGATGAAAGAAGGTACACCAGTAGATGTAGGACCGACGTATATGCCCCTAAAGATATTCGGGTGGTTAACATGCAGCgccaaagttgaagaaataggAATGAATTGGTCGTTAATCGATCCTACGAACGTAATTTTAACGTTATTCTTTACCAAAGTGCCAAGAGATTCCTGAAGCTGCAAGGAAAGCTTACTGGTTGGTTTCTGCAACTCAAACAATTCCGCGATGATACTATTTTCAAACGCAGAATATGCTCTTATAACCAACTTCAGATCCATGCCTCCATACGGTCCCGCGGTGATTCCCGACATGCTTAATAAGCCGagcttctgcttcttgcGTAAAATCGACCTCTTTAAGATCTCGGCCAACAAGTTTATAGCTACTGGCGTTCCCTGTCCATGGCTTACGACAAATACGAAGTCGGCAGCACTGAGTAAATCAtgccaatttttcaaaagaTGTAGTAACTTATCAACTCTTTCGTTGATCTTACCTTCACCTTCTAAAGCTATTGACTGAACGTCGTAATCTTCGCTACGGTAATTGGGGTTGTTCTGTTCAAGCCAGCATCTAATGGCTTTGGAAGCTTCATTAATGTACCGAATCGAATTGCCTGTAGATTGCCCAATCAAGGTACGAACTAATTTTATAGGTAGAAATCCATGAATGCCAATGATGACGACTTTTCGGATCTTGAGAGCTTTTCGCTTGGCTATGTGGTCTGGCTTGTTTGTGTACAAATGTCTTTCGCTGGACTTAGCCCCATAGAGTAGATTTTCTATGTACAATCGCAATTTAGTTCTTAGAGTAATTGTACGGAGGTTTTCAGCGATTGTCGGCACTATTAACTTCTCTGTAGAATGAGCAACAAGCTGTAAATTTCTCTCCTGAACCTCATTTGGGAATAATGGCCGTTTCTTAGCCTTGTATTTGACAGGCTGAGCTTCAGTTATAGTGCCACAGACTGATAATTCCATTTCTCGTACACCTCCACTGTTGTCGAGACCAATATTAGAACATTTGATAGCATAGTGAGAGGGAGATTCTTTCGAATTTTCAATGGCGTTTTTAGCAAGTTTGTATAATTCTGAATTGTGGGGACCATGTCCctcatcgtcgtcatcttcgtcactTGGGGTCTGTGTGCCCCACCAAGTAGACGGCCAGCTAATCCAACTG from Scheffersomyces stipitis CBS 6054 chromosome 2, complete sequence encodes the following:
- a CDS encoding predicted protein codes for the protein KVVIIGIHGFLPIKLVRTLIGQSTGNSIRYINEASKAIRCWLEQNNPNYRSEDYDVQSIALEGEGKINERVDKLLHLLKNWHDLLSAADFVFVVSHGQGTPVAINLLAEILKRSILRKKQKLGLLSMSGITAGPYGGMDSKLVIRAYSAFENSIIAELFELQKPTSKLSLQLQESLGTLVKNNVKITFVGSINDQFIPISSTLASHVNHPNIFRGIYVGPTSTGVPSFIVSLFKIIVMMKNMGHFNDYGFLKELGDKCMGSTNDGGHCKIYGDQEVYELALRYTLETTNLVHNSELQIRIRDDTSDTNLYALPWNFRCLIQDLVGVNNICNIQLIQNLLTEFRAWKEPMTKQWREVRYCLEFVDEVDIEEFLL